The Metabacillus sediminilitoris genome window below encodes:
- a CDS encoding GerAB/ArcD/ProY family transporter has translation MEKENISSLQLFYLFIGFEFGTTIILGVGEGARQDEWLVLLISTLCGLILMGIYILLAALYPNQTFVQMLQVSLGKFLGYPIIVIYIIYFIYIAGRVCRDFGELMVTTILVETPIVVIIGSFMVLMIYCLRGGIETFGRMGEAVFPLFMFSLGIIWILLLTVKSFNISNLTPILGNGLKPVLTEVFPSVTMFPFGETVTIMMFFPFLNKKKNAGKAGFAVILIGGILLTINSVLILSVLGPEIIQEAQFPLLSATRLVSIADFLERFDAIIILMMVAGVFFKVGIYTYSAALGLSQLIKVNTMKSILLGLGTIITPLSLLIGNNLVSFLEFGLGFFNNKVQPIMQLLIPLLLLCIGFIRKKFLTSKNN, from the coding sequence ATGGAAAAGGAAAACATTAGTTCACTGCAACTTTTCTATCTTTTTATTGGATTTGAATTTGGAACAACGATTATTTTGGGAGTAGGGGAAGGAGCAAGGCAAGATGAGTGGCTCGTTCTTTTAATTAGTACATTATGTGGTTTGATTTTAATGGGGATCTATATTCTACTAGCAGCATTGTACCCTAACCAAACATTTGTGCAAATGCTTCAAGTTTCATTAGGGAAATTTTTGGGTTATCCGATAATTGTTATTTATATTATTTATTTTATTTACATTGCTGGAAGAGTGTGTCGCGATTTTGGTGAACTAATGGTAACAACTATTTTAGTTGAAACTCCCATTGTTGTCATTATTGGCAGCTTTATGGTTTTGATGATTTATTGTCTTAGAGGTGGAATTGAAACGTTTGGCCGTATGGGAGAAGCTGTATTTCCTTTGTTTATGTTTTCTTTAGGTATTATTTGGATTCTCTTATTAACGGTCAAATCTTTCAATATTTCGAATCTAACCCCTATATTAGGAAATGGATTAAAGCCGGTATTAACAGAGGTGTTTCCATCAGTTACAATGTTTCCATTTGGTGAGACTGTTACGATCATGATGTTCTTTCCATTTTTAAACAAGAAAAAGAATGCTGGAAAAGCTGGGTTTGCTGTTATCTTAATTGGAGGAATTCTATTAACAATTAATTCAGTTCTCATTTTATCTGTGCTAGGCCCGGAAATAATTCAGGAAGCTCAATTTCCGCTTCTTTCGGCTACAAGATTAGTTAGTATAGCCGATTTTTTAGAAAGATTTGACGCCATTATTATTCTAATGATGGTTGCCGGAGTGTTTTTTAAGGTAGGTATTTATACGTATAGTGCAGCTTTAGGGTTATCACAATTAATCAAAGTCAACACTATGAAGTCGATATTACTAGGTTTAGGTACCATTATCACTCCACTATCACTATTAATAGGAAATAACCTTGTAAGCTTTTTAGAATTTGGTTTAGGGTTTTTCAATAATAAAGTTCAACCTATTATGCAATTACTTATTCCTCTTTTGTTGCTTTGTATTGGATTTATCCGGAAGAAATTTCTTACAAGCAAAAATAATTAG